The stretch of DNA GCTGTGAAAAAGGATTACAGCTTCACACTCCTGGAGGCAACCTATCTGGAACGAACCGGTCTCCGCTTTGAGCCTTCCGATTATGTCTCCTTCGGTTTGGCTGACAAAAATGGGTTCTTGACCAATGCCAGAATGCTCATGACCGATCAGCACACAGTTTATAACTCCCGTATGTTCTGTACCCGGTGGAATGGCTTGGAAAAAGGCTCTATCTTTGATGATGCGCTGGACGATAAAGAATACGAAGGGAATCTGATTTATCTACTGAAAAGCGGCAGTGAATTTATTCGCAATAATTCCAACGTCCGTTTTGTCAAAGAGGCACAGTATCGTGTAGACAAGCCGGATTATGCTGAACGAGCTGTGACAGAGGCTCTTGTCAATGCGCTTATCCATCGTGATTATATTGTGCTTGGCAGCGAAATCCATATTGATATGTTTGATGATCGGGTGGAAATCACACCTCCTGGCGGTATGTTTGGTGGCGGCTCAATTCAGGAATACGATATTTACAGTATTCGTTCGATGCGGCGAAACCCTGTGATTGCCGACCTGTTCCACCGCATGAAGTACATGGAACGCTGTGGAAGTGGTCTGCGCAAAATCGTCAGTGAAACTGAAAAGCTGCCTGGATACACTGAGGCATATAAACCCGAATTTTCCTCTACAGCGACAGATTTCAGAGTTATTTTGAAAAATGTAAACTACAACTTAGAGGGTGACACCCACCAAGTTATCCACCAAGTTACCCACCAAGATACTGAACTATCAACGGTGTCCAAACAGATTTTGACTTTTTTCACAACACCAAAATCCAAGAAAGAGCTTGCAGTATTTTGCGGCTTCAAAGATTTAAGAAACTTCACTTTGAAGCATATCAATCCGCTTTTAGAAGCCGGGCAATTAGAAATGACTATTCCCGATAAACCTAAAAGTCGCAATCAAAAATATATTACAGTTCGTTCCGAATAAATAGAAAAAGCCGCCACTTCAAAATCATAAAGTGACGGCCCTTTCTAATGCCGGAATCTTTTTCCCTCGCCATGACAAAAAGCACCCAGTTATTTGTTACTGAGTGTCTGCATTAGAATCGTATTTAATTGTTCAGATTTGGTCTGATTATGCCAAACTCACCAGCAAAAAATCTGAAATCTGAGAGTGCCAAAATCACCCTCAAAAATACCCCCGAAATTACGCTCTGGTTGTCCTATTTTTTAACCACTAAAAATTGGGTGAACACGGCTCTCGTTTAGACAAATTTGGTCAAACCACACAGATGCGTTTAGGTATAAGAAAACCCCAGAAAACCTTGATTTTCCGGGGTTTTTGAATCATTTTGATATAGTCTGAGCAGTCGATTATCGTTTGCTGAACTGCGGAGCGCGACGAGCTGCTTTGAGACCGTATTTCTTACGCTCTTTCATACGTGGATCACGTGTAAGGAATCCAGCAGCTTTAAGAGCTGGTCTGTAGTCTTTGTCTGCCTCAAGGAGTGCTCTGGAAAGACCATGACGGATTGCTCCAGCCTGTCCTGTGTATCCACCGCCGTGAACGTTAACGATCACGTCGAATTTACCCTCTGTCTCTGTTAAAGCCAGTGGCTGACGAACGATAACTTTCAGAGTCTCAAGTCCGAAGTACTCATCGATGTCTCTTTTATTGATAGTGATTTTACCTGTTCCAGGTACCAGGTAAACTCTTGCGATTGATTTCTTTCTTCTTCCTGTTCCGTAGAATTTTGCGCTAGCCAATGTTTTCTACCTCCTATTAAAATGTTAAAACTTCAGGCTTCTGAGCCTCATGTTTGTGCTCTGGTCCTGCGTATACGAAAAGTTTCTTGTTCATAGCTCTTCCAAGAGGTCCTTTCGGAAGCATTCCCTTAACTGCGAGCTCGATAACCTTCTCAGGTTTCTTTGCTAACATTTCTTTTAATGTGGTTTCTTTCATTCCACCAACATAGTCGGAGTGGTTATAATAAATCTTCTGCTCAAGCTTCTTGCCTGTAACTTTGATCTTATCAGCGTTTACAACGATTACATAATCTCCTGTGTCAACGTGCGGTGTAAACTGAGGTTTGTTCTTTCCTCTTAAAACACTTGCAACACCGGATGCCAGACGTCCCAGAGTGCAACCCTCTGCGTCAACTACATACCATTTTCTTTCGATTTTATCCGGATTAGCCATATAAGTCTGCATGGTCCTACCTCCTGTTATTTATCAACGATAATGTT from Blautia sp. SC05B48 encodes:
- the rpsI gene encoding 30S ribosomal protein S9 produces the protein MASAKFYGTGRRKKSIARVYLVPGTGKITINKRDIDEYFGLETLKVIVRQPLALTETEGKFDVIVNVHGGGYTGQAGAIRHGLSRALLEADKDYRPALKAAGFLTRDPRMKERKKYGLKAARRAPQFSKR
- a CDS encoding ATP-binding protein: MIEQLIAEATECDFKVALETKKPKSWLKSVSAFSNGIGGTLFFGVSDDREPIGLSDVQKDAEAISRLIKERITPLPQFILKPLQEDGKNLLALEVSPGRSTPYYYKADGVMEAYIRVGNESVIAPDYIVNELILKGTNQSFDTLTTEAVKKDYSFTLLEATYLERTGLRFEPSDYVSFGLADKNGFLTNARMLMTDQHTVYNSRMFCTRWNGLEKGSIFDDALDDKEYEGNLIYLLKSGSEFIRNNSNVRFVKEAQYRVDKPDYAERAVTEALVNALIHRDYIVLGSEIHIDMFDDRVEITPPGGMFGGGSIQEYDIYSIRSMRRNPVIADLFHRMKYMERCGSGLRKIVSETEKLPGYTEAYKPEFSSTATDFRVILKNVNYNLEGDTHQVIHQVTHQDTELSTVSKQILTFFTTPKSKKELAVFCGFKDLRNFTLKHINPLLEAGQLEMTIPDKPKSRNQKYITVRSE
- the rplM gene encoding 50S ribosomal protein L13, which encodes MQTYMANPDKIERKWYVVDAEGCTLGRLASGVASVLRGKNKPQFTPHVDTGDYVIVVNADKIKVTGKKLEQKIYYNHSDYVGGMKETTLKEMLAKKPEKVIELAVKGMLPKGPLGRAMNKKLFVYAGPEHKHEAQKPEVLTF